In one window of Pseudomonas sp. IAC-BECa141 DNA:
- a CDS encoding PilT/PilU family type 4a pilus ATPase, translating into MEIDALLKQLASRHGSDLFLSTGAPPSARFDGVLTPLSEQPFKPGEVATVAASLMDAEQRREFDRDLEMNLAISRTGIGRFRVNIFKQRNDVSIVIRNVKLDIPRFEDLKLPSVLLESVMLKQGLILFVGATDSGKSTSLAALIDHRNRHSSGHIITIEDPVEYIHRHKKSIINQREVGVDTRSFHAALKNTLRQAPDVVLIGEIRDRETMEHALAFAETGHLVLSTLHANNANQALDRIINFFPEERRPQLLHALGNHLKAFVSQRLVRTRDGQRRAAAEVMLGTPTIADLIRRNDFGELKTIMEKSAELGMQTFDGALFALVAEGVIDEDEALKNADSVNNLRLRLKLHADTMSSPPPSTGEWGLMD; encoded by the coding sequence ATGGAAATCGATGCATTGCTCAAACAACTGGCGAGCCGCCACGGTTCGGATCTGTTCCTGTCCACGGGCGCACCGCCCAGTGCGCGGTTCGACGGGGTGTTGACGCCGTTGAGCGAGCAGCCCTTCAAACCCGGTGAGGTGGCCACTGTCGCAGCTTCCCTGATGGACGCTGAACAACGTCGGGAGTTCGACCGGGATCTGGAAATGAACCTGGCGATTTCCCGCACCGGCATCGGTCGCTTTCGGGTGAATATCTTCAAGCAACGCAACGACGTGTCAATCGTGATCCGTAACGTCAAACTCGATATTCCGCGATTCGAAGACTTGAAACTGCCGTCGGTATTGCTCGAATCGGTGATGCTCAAGCAAGGGCTGATCCTGTTCGTCGGCGCCACCGACTCGGGTAAATCCACGTCGCTGGCGGCGCTGATCGATCATCGCAATCGCCACAGCAGCGGTCACATCATCACCATTGAAGACCCGGTGGAATACATCCATCGCCATAAGAAGTCGATCATCAACCAGCGCGAAGTCGGAGTCGACACGCGCAGCTTTCACGCTGCGCTGAAAAACACCCTGCGCCAGGCCCCCGACGTGGTGCTGATCGGCGAAATCCGTGACCGCGAGACCATGGAACATGCGCTGGCTTTCGCCGAAACCGGGCACCTTGTGTTGTCGACATTGCATGCCAACAACGCCAATCAGGCGCTGGACCGGATCATCAATTTCTTCCCCGAAGAACGCCGGCCACAATTGCTGCATGCCTTGGGCAATCACCTCAAGGCGTTCGTCTCCCAGCGTCTGGTCCGAACCCGGGACGGTCAGCGCCGGGCCGCTGCCGAGGTGATGCTCGGCACGCCGACGATTGCTGACCTGATCCGGCGCAATGACTTTGGCGAGCTGAAAACCATCATGGAGAAATCGGCCGAACTGGGCATGCAGACCTTTGACGGTGCACTGTTTGCGCTGGTGGCAGAAGGGGTGATCGATGAAGACGAGGCCCTGAAAAACGCAGATTCGGTCAACAACCTGCGCCTGCGTCTGAAGCTCCACGCCGACACCATGTCGTCCCCACCGCCATCGACTGGCGAGTGGGGGCTGATGGACTGA